In Brachypodium distachyon strain Bd21 chromosome 2, Brachypodium_distachyon_v3.0, whole genome shotgun sequence, one genomic interval encodes:
- the LOC104582609 gene encoding UDP-glycosyltransferase 13-like, producing the protein MASLSRIPDADRILVNTFESFESLRSKEQLREISVGLENSGHRFLWVVLRAPLSDPDLEDLLPGDSWSAPVAVATSSSCGRRRSTCSVTRRPTGPFVTHCGWNSVLEALTAGVPMLCWPPHSEQKMNKVVMVEEIRVAAEMVGLQEGMLRPAR; encoded by the coding sequence ATGGCCTCGCTGTCCCGGATCCCGGATGCCGATCGCATCCTGGTGAACACGTTCGAGTCCTTCGAGTCTCTAAGATCCAAGGAGCAGCTAAGGGAGATCTCTGTAGGCCTAGAGAACTCCGGACATCGTTTCCTGTGGGTCGTGCTGCGAGCCCCGCTCAGCGACCCCGACCTCGAAGATCTGCTGCCGGGCGATTCTTGGAGCGCACCGGTGGCCGTGGCCACATCGTCAAGCTGTGGGCGCCGCAGGTCGACTTGCTCCGTCACGAGGCGACCGACCGGGCCGTTCGTGACGCACTGCGGGTGGAACTCGGTGCTGGAGGCCCTCACGGCGGGCGTGCCGATGCTGTGCTGGCCGCCGCACTCGGAGCAAAAGATGAACAAGGTGGTGATGGTGGAGGAAAtaagggttgccgcggagatgGTCGGGTTGCAAGAGGGGATGTTAAGGCCGGCGAGGTAG
- the LOC100821189 gene encoding anthocyanidin 5,3-O-glucosyltransferase, producing MEKKNVVLYPGLAVSHFVPMMHLADALLARGYAITVALIDPAVNPDAGFAAAVARAAASMPSVRFHTLPRAEDAPALIPDAQFILRYLDIVGRHNDRLHDLLRSMRVHALIVDSLSTEAQGVAERLGIPDYVLFTSSAASLAAFAQLPYVLTQGGTSFKERGDAPVEFFGLTPIPASHLFGEMLEDPESDIYKVTMSLLCRVPKASGILVNTFESLEAPAVVALRDPRCVPGQVMPPVYCIGPFVGGIGGAKDRHECLAWLDGQPDHSVVFLCFGSAGNHSQEQLKEIAVGLENSGHRFLWVVRAPAGDKPEKPFDALADPDIDTFLPDGFLERTNGRGLVVKQWAPQVDVLHHKATGAFITHCGWNSVLEALTAGVPMLCWPLYSEQKMNKLLMVQEMKVAVEMVGWQQGLVKAGEVEGKVRLVMESEEGGELRAHAAAHKEGAAAAWNDGGSSLTAFNQFLSDVEVIKKREA from the coding sequence atggagaagaagaacgtCGTCCTGTACCCCGGCCTCGCCGTGAGCCACTTCGTCCCCATGATGCACCTCGCCGACGCGCTCCTGGCGCGCGGGTACGCCATCACCGTCGCGCTCATCGACCCCGCGGTCAACCCAGACGccggcttcgccgccgccgtcgcccgcgccgccgcctccatgccGTCCGTCCGCTTCCACACGCTCCCGCGCGCCGAGGACGCGCCGGCGCTGATCCCCGACGCGCAGTTCATCCTCAGGTACCTCGACATCGTGGGCCGCCACAACGACCGCCTCCacgacctcctccgctccaTGCGCGTGCACGCGCTGATCGTCGACTCGCTGTCCACCGAAGCACAGGGCGTCGCCGAGAGGCTCGGGATCCCCGACTACGTCCTGTTCacctccagcgccgcctccctcgccgccttcgcccAGCTTCCTTATGTCCTTACGCAGGGCGGGACAAGCTTCAAGGAGCGGGGAGACGCCCCTGTTGAGTTCTTTGGCCTCACACCGATTCCTGCTTCCCACCTGTTCGGCGAAATGCTCGAGGATCCGGAGAGCGACATATACAAGGTGACGATGAGCTTGTTGTGCCGTGTCCCAAAGGCCAGTGGCATCCTGGTGAACACCTTCGAGTCGTTGGAAGCTCCGGCTGTGGTTGCTCTCCGGGACCCTCGATGCGTCCCCGGCCAGGTCATGCCTCCGGTATACTGCATCGGGCCATTTGTTGGTGGTATAGGCGGCGCAAAAGATCGGCATGAGTGCCTTGCCTGGTTAGACGGGCAACCGGACCACAGCGTCGTGTTCCTCTGCTTCGGGAGCGCTGGAAACCACTCCCAGGAGCAACTCAAGGAGATCGCCGTCGGCCTGGAGAACTCTGGCCACCGATTCCTGTGGGTCGTGCGAGCCCCTGCCGGTGACAAACCGGAGAAGCCGTTCGACGCCCTTGCCGATCCAGATATCGATACTTTCCTGCCAGACGGGTTCTTGGAGCGCACCAACGGCCGTGGCCTCGTCGTCAAGCAGTGGGCGCCTCAGGTCGACGTGCTCCACCACAAGGCGACCGGCGCATTCATTACGCACTGCGGGTGGAACTCGGTGCTGGAGGCCCTCACGGCTGGCGTGCCGATGCTGTGCTGGCCGCTCTACTCGGAGCAGAAGATGAACAAGCTACTCATGGTGCAGGAGATGAAGGTGGCCGTGGAGATGGTCGGGTGGCAACAGGGGCTGGTGaaggccggcgaggtggaAGGCAAGGTGAGGCTGGTCATGGAGTCCGAGGAGGGCGGGGAGCTCAGGGCCCATGCTGCGGCTCACAAAGAAGGCGCTGCCGCGGCCTGGAACGACGGCGGCTCGTCGCTCACGGCGTTCAACCAGTTCTTGTCAGACGTGGAAGTGATAAAAAAACGTGAAGCATGA